One Oleidesulfovibrio alaskensis DSM 16109 genomic region harbors:
- a CDS encoding Rha family transcriptional regulator, translated as MDPMYLMTLDGFTFLAMGFNGARAAEFKIKYIEALECSVDFRKPNFGLSSYSVPNKRLPYPMHLMTSTASLSSQRASPFLSSRFSFPLILPIPLKIRRRKPQVSFHISFLRRVSPRPYEIHHDDFKKTL; from the coding sequence ATGGACCCCATGTACCTGATGACCCTTGATGGGTTCACCTTCTTGGCGATGGGATTCAACGGAGCGAGAGCCGCCGAGTTCAAGATCAAGTACATCGAAGCCCTTGAATGTTCGGTAGATTTTAGAAAGCCCAATTTTGGACTCTCTTCCTATTCCGTTCCCAACAAACGTCTTCCCTACCCCATGCACCTCATGACCTCGACGGCTTCACTTTCCTCGCAACGGGCTTCACCATTCCTGTCTTCCCGTTTCTCCTTCCCCTTAATCCTGCCAATCCCGCTGAAGATTCGACGCAGAAAGCCGCAAGTCAGCTTTCACATTTCGTTTCTAAGGCGCGTTTCGCCTCGTCCATATGAAATCCATCATGACGACTTCAAAAAGACGCTCTAA